A portion of the Desulfurellaceae bacterium genome contains these proteins:
- a CDS encoding redoxin domain-containing protein — protein sequence MYTGLQLVIGALLALALSGQAWAQAEVGSPAPDFCLPSSDASQVCLKDFRDKDNVVLLFYVLDFTSG from the coding sequence ATGTACACAGGATTGCAGCTGGTGATCGGGGCGCTGCTGGCGCTGGCGCTGAGCGGCCAGGCCTGGGCTCAGGCCGAGGTCGGCAGCCCGGCTCCAGATTTTTGTTTGCCGTCCAGCGACGCCAGCCAGGTGTGCCTCAAGGACTTTCGGGACAAGGACAACGTCGTCCTGCTGTTCTATGTCCTCGACTTCACCTCCGGTTGA
- the ispG gene encoding (E)-4-hydroxy-3-methylbut-2-enyl-diphosphate synthase translates to MKQTSTRAVRIGQAELGSGAPLLVQSMCATKTTDIDATVAQVHQLQQAGAGVVRIAVDNPKEAAALKEIRAQTTATLSVDLQENYKVAPAVAPYVDKIRYNPGHLHHIEKAKSIPQKVAWLVDIARDNDVAIRVGVNCGSVAPAFLAQYPGDQMEALIQSTLYHCRLMEELGFERFVVSLKDSDPAKVVEANTRFAAARPDVPLHLGVTEAGLPPDGIIKSRIAFEKLLAQGIGDTLRVSLTLPNERKHEEVTAGFQIIDDVKNGRFRSVPDLDSGLNIISCPSCSRVENEKFVELAQQVKAMTAYAKQHDITIAVMGCRVNGPGETDDADLGLWCGPTTVNLKKKSTKLGHFGYDMVLDRLRQELDALIAEQGR, encoded by the coding sequence ATGAAACAGACCTCCACCCGCGCCGTGCGGATCGGCCAGGCCGAACTTGGCTCCGGCGCCCCGCTCCTTGTCCAGAGCATGTGCGCGACCAAGACGACCGATATCGACGCCACGGTTGCCCAGGTCCATCAGTTGCAGCAGGCCGGGGCCGGTGTGGTCCGCATTGCGGTTGATAACCCCAAGGAGGCGGCCGCGCTCAAAGAGATCCGCGCCCAAACGACCGCCACCCTGTCGGTTGACCTCCAGGAGAACTACAAGGTCGCGCCTGCGGTCGCCCCGTATGTGGACAAGATCCGCTACAACCCCGGCCATCTGCACCATATTGAGAAGGCCAAAAGCATTCCCCAGAAGGTCGCCTGGCTGGTCGATATCGCCCGCGATAACGACGTGGCAATACGGGTGGGAGTGAACTGTGGCTCGGTCGCCCCGGCCTTTCTGGCCCAATATCCGGGCGATCAGATGGAGGCTCTGATTCAGTCCACGCTGTACCACTGCCGTTTGATGGAGGAGCTTGGCTTTGAGCGTTTTGTGGTGTCGCTCAAGGATTCGGACCCGGCCAAGGTGGTCGAGGCCAACACGCGTTTTGCTGCGGCGCGGCCCGATGTCCCGCTCCACCTCGGCGTAACCGAAGCCGGGCTGCCGCCCGACGGGATCATCAAGAGCCGCATCGCGTTTGAGAAGCTGCTGGCGCAGGGCATCGGCGATACCCTGCGCGTGTCCCTGACCCTGCCCAACGAGCGCAAGCACGAGGAAGTGACGGCAGGATTTCAGATCATCGACGATGTCAAAAACGGACGCTTTCGGTCGGTACCCGATCTGGACTCGGGGCTGAACATCATTTCGTGTCCGAGCTGCTCGCGGGTCGAGAACGAAAAGTTCGTCGAACTCGCCCAGCAGGTCAAAGCCATGACGGCCTACGCCAAACAGCACGATATCACCATCGCCGTCATGGGCTGCCGGGTGAACGGTCCGGGCGAGACGGATGACGCCGACCTGGGTCTGTGGTGTGGGCCGACAACGGTCAATCTCAAAAAGAAGAGTACCAAGCTCGGTCACTTCGGCTACGACATGGTGCTCGACCGTCTACGTCAAGAGCTTGACGCCCTGATTGCCGAGCAGGGGAGATAG
- a CDS encoding Zn-ribbon domain-containing OB-fold protein has product MPDYTKPLPRPTVSSQPFWDAAKRHELQIQRCKSCGAVLFYPREVCSECLSSELGWIRASGRGTVYSYTIAQAPTHPAFREDVPYVVAIVELDEGPRLTTNIVGCDPAAMRIGMPVVATYDDVTPDMTLVKFRPADSV; this is encoded by the coding sequence ATGCCAGACTATACCAAGCCCCTTCCCCGTCCGACCGTCTCCTCGCAGCCGTTCTGGGATGCCGCTAAACGCCACGAGCTTCAGATCCAGCGTTGCAAGAGCTGTGGCGCGGTGCTGTTCTACCCGCGCGAGGTGTGCTCCGAGTGTCTGTCCTCAGAGCTGGGCTGGATACGGGCGTCCGGCCGGGGCACGGTGTACTCCTACACCATCGCCCAGGCGCCGACCCATCCGGCTTTCCGCGAGGACGTGCCGTATGTGGTGGCGATTGTCGAGCTGGACGAAGGCCCGCGCCTGACGACCAATATCGTCGGCTGCGACCCTGCGGCAATGCGGATCGGCATGCCGGTCGTCGCCACCTATGATGACGTGACGCCGGACATGACGCTGGTCAAGTTTCGGCCGGCCGACTCGGTTTAG
- a CDS encoding redoxin domain-containing protein: MEKTLNAKVLGISTNHGASQKVFTQQLKLDYPLLSAFAAPEVIRDYTGWLDEDKRLGNRAYVIIDKQGIVRFKKVGAMVPVEGLEQVLAGLD; the protein is encoded by the coding sequence GTGGAGAAAACACTCAACGCAAAAGTCCTCGGCATCAGCACCAACCACGGTGCGTCCCAAAAAGTCTTTACCCAGCAGCTGAAGCTCGATTACCCTCTCCTGAGCGCCTTTGCCGCGCCCGAGGTGATTCGTGACTATACCGGCTGGCTGGACGAAGACAAACGGCTCGGCAACCGCGCCTATGTCATCATCGACAAACAGGGCATCGTCCGCTTCAAGAAAGTCGGGGCGATGGTACCGGTCGAAGGCCTCGAACAGGTCCTGGCCGGCCTTGACTAG
- a CDS encoding PDZ domain-containing protein has protein sequence MKIYAFGLALALCVWPLVPHAQESQPSPDTAEPVTLDAPHTLEQAVAQPAAPEASGAPSQVILGQATDHASDPTEPAPDALPPDFWAAAESEQPTEQRTYLGALYATPEHEGLQGVQVLSVIPGSPAARAGFIGANTPQQQGTNWFRVAVLALSMSPAGAFAIPLTIAHHVYTNRHAPADLPGDLIIAINDTPIPDAQAFSRALGSYEPGDRVTFTFIRAGKPMQIAVTLESEPF, from the coding sequence ATGAAAATATACGCCTTCGGGCTCGCGCTTGCGCTGTGTGTCTGGCCCCTCGTCCCGCACGCCCAGGAGAGTCAGCCCAGCCCGGACACGGCCGAACCGGTCACGCTCGACGCCCCCCACACTCTCGAACAGGCTGTCGCCCAGCCAGCGGCGCCCGAGGCGTCCGGGGCTCCGTCTCAGGTCATACTCGGCCAGGCCACGGATCACGCCTCAGACCCGACCGAGCCCGCCCCTGACGCTCTGCCGCCAGACTTCTGGGCTGCCGCTGAAAGCGAGCAGCCGACCGAGCAGCGGACCTATCTGGGCGCCTTGTACGCGACGCCCGAACACGAGGGGCTGCAGGGCGTCCAAGTTCTGAGCGTCATCCCCGGCAGTCCGGCCGCCCGGGCCGGATTTATCGGCGCCAACACGCCTCAACAGCAGGGCACCAACTGGTTCAGGGTCGCCGTCCTGGCCCTGTCCATGTCGCCGGCCGGCGCCTTTGCCATTCCGCTGACCATCGCCCACCACGTGTACACAAACCGGCATGCGCCGGCTGACCTGCCCGGGGATTTGATCATTGCGATCAACGACACCCCTATCCCTGACGCCCAGGCTTTTTCCCGAGCCTTGGGCTCCTACGAACCAGGCGACCGGGTCACCTTCACCTTTATTCGGGCCGGAAAACCCATGCAGATCGCCGTCACCCTCGAGTCCGAGCCGTTCTGA